One genomic region from Clostridium saccharobutylicum DSM 13864 encodes:
- the rlmH gene encoding 23S rRNA (pseudouridine(1915)-N(3))-methyltransferase RlmH has translation MNITIITVGKLKEKYLKDAIEEYSKRLNRYCKLDIIEIADEKTPDNASEKEEEAIKEKEGQAILNKIKDNMFVVAMDLCGKQLTSQEFSDYIHNLGVIGNSNVAFIIGGSLGISKSVLVRANYKLCFSKMTFPHQLFRVMLLEQIYRGFRIMKGEPYHK, from the coding sequence ATGAATATTACTATAATTACTGTTGGAAAACTAAAAGAAAAATATTTAAAAGATGCTATAGAAGAGTATTCTAAGAGACTAAATAGGTATTGTAAACTAGATATAATAGAAATTGCAGATGAAAAAACACCAGATAATGCTTCTGAAAAAGAAGAGGAAGCAATTAAGGAAAAAGAAGGGCAAGCAATATTAAATAAAATTAAAGATAATATGTTTGTAGTAGCAATGGATTTATGTGGGAAGCAACTAACTTCACAAGAGTTTTCAGATTATATACATAACTTAGGTGTAATTGGAAATTCTAATGTTGCTTTTATAATAGGAGGAAGTCTTGGAATTTCAAAAAGTGTTTTAGTTAGAGCTAATTATAAATTATGTTTCTCAAAGATGACATTTCCACACCAACTTTTCAGAGTTATGCTTTTGGAACAAATTTATAGGGGATTTAGGATAATGAAGGGTGAACCATATCATAAGTAA
- a CDS encoding MFS transporter, which produces MQNVENDDRAHKKRWIILLTIVLLTFMATLDSSIVNVALPVMAEKLSVSMASIEWAVTSYLIVIVGTILIFGRLADIKGKTTIFKTGIVIFTIGSLTCGISNSLVMLVISRGLQAIGAAGTMSTSHGIITHTFPSNERGRALGVNGTFVALGSMVGPPIGGIIVSALSWQYIFLINVPIGVLAFVLAMKTLPKSDSNVNEKLDAKGAVLFGLAMILLFGALTFGKEIGFNNNAIIMSFIIAFVLFILFIIVEKKIDQPLIKLEIFNNSLFSLSVFCAFISFVAISCSNIILPFYLQYVMKLTPSLTGILMMVSPIILSVVAPMSGYVSDRLGSEVLTFLGLVGTSLGLFLMSILNQYSHLGLLIVFITVISVGNGMFQSPNNSLVMSTVDKNKLGIAGSINALVRNLGMVFGVSLSTTFLYNRMSSKIGYHVTGYIEGRDDIFVYGMQYVYVAAGIICGIGAVLTAYRLYKIRAKRKIKEA; this is translated from the coding sequence ATGCAAAATGTAGAGAATGATGATAGAGCACATAAGAAAAGATGGATAATATTACTCACGATAGTGTTATTAACATTTATGGCTACTCTTGATAGTAGTATAGTAAATGTTGCGCTACCTGTCATGGCTGAAAAACTTTCAGTAAGTATGGCATCTATAGAGTGGGCAGTCACAAGTTATTTAATAGTTATAGTAGGAACAATTCTTATATTTGGAAGATTAGCTGATATTAAAGGAAAAACTACAATTTTTAAAACAGGGATTGTGATTTTTACAATTGGATCTTTAACCTGCGGAATATCTAATTCATTAGTAATGTTGGTAATTTCGAGAGGTCTTCAAGCTATAGGTGCTGCAGGAACTATGTCAACAAGTCATGGAATTATAACACATACATTCCCTAGTAATGAAAGAGGAAGAGCACTAGGAGTAAACGGGACATTTGTAGCATTAGGTTCAATGGTAGGTCCACCAATAGGAGGGATAATAGTATCAGCTTTAAGCTGGCAATATATTTTCTTAATAAATGTACCAATAGGTGTATTGGCATTTGTTCTTGCAATGAAGACACTACCAAAAAGTGATAGTAATGTAAATGAAAAATTAGATGCAAAAGGTGCAGTGTTGTTTGGTTTAGCTATGATATTATTATTTGGAGCATTAACGTTTGGTAAAGAAATTGGTTTTAACAATAATGCTATTATTATGAGCTTTATAATTGCATTTGTATTATTTATTTTATTTATAATAGTTGAAAAGAAAATAGATCAACCATTAATAAAACTCGAAATATTTAATAATTCCTTGTTTTCACTAAGTGTATTTTGTGCATTTATTTCTTTTGTAGCAATAAGCTGCTCAAATATAATTCTTCCATTTTATTTGCAATATGTTATGAAGTTAACACCATCACTTACAGGTATTTTAATGATGGTTTCACCAATAATATTATCAGTTGTTGCACCTATGAGTGGATATGTATCAGATAGATTAGGTTCAGAAGTTTTAACATTCTTAGGTCTTGTAGGAACTAGTTTGGGATTATTTTTAATGTCAATATTAAATCAATATTCTCATTTGGGTTTACTAATTGTATTTATAACAGTTATAAGCGTAGGTAATGGAATGTTCCAATCTCCTAATAATTCGTTAGTTATGTCTACTGTGGATAAGAATAAGCTTGGAATTGCAGGAAGCATAAATGCATTAGTAAGAAATTTAGGAATGGTTTTTGGTGTATCATTATCCACTACATTTTTATATAATCGAATGAGTAGTAAGATAGGATATCATGTTACAGGATATATAGAAGGAAGAGATGATATTTTTGTATATGGAATGCAGTATGTTTATGTGGCAGCAGGTATAATATGTGGTATTGGAGCAGTTCTTACTGCATATAGACTATATAAAATAAGAGCAAAGAGAAAAATAAAAGAAGCTTAA